From a region of the Hevea brasiliensis isolate MT/VB/25A 57/8 unplaced genomic scaffold, ASM3005281v1 Scaf5, whole genome shotgun sequence genome:
- the LOC110647228 gene encoding 5-methyltetrahydropteroyltriglutamate--homocysteine methyltransferase produces the protein MASHIVGYPRMGPKRELKFALESFWDKKSSAEDLEKVAADLRTSIWKQMAGAGIKYIPSNTFSYYDQVLDTTAMLGAVPPRYGWSGGEIGFDVYFSMARGNASVPAMEMTKWFDTNYHFIVPELGPDVQFSYASHKAVTEYKEAKALGVDSVPVLIGPVSYLLLSKPAKGVEKTFSLISLLGKILPVYKEVISELKAAGASWIQFDEPTLVMDLDSHKLQAFTDAYSELESTLSGLNVLIETYFADIPAKAFKTLTSLKGVSAYGFDLVRGTKTLDLIKSEFPKGKYLFAGVVDGRNIWANDLASSLSTLHELEGIVGKDKLVVSTSCSLLHTAVDLVNETKLDKEIKSWLAFAAQKVVEVNALAKALAGEKDEAFFSANAAAQASRKSSPRVTNEAVQKAAAALRGSDHRRATNVTARLDAQQKKLDLPILPTTTIGSFPQTIELRRVRREYKANKISEDDYIKAIKEEIQKVVKLQEELDIDVLVHGEPERNDMVEYFGEQLSGFAFTVNGWVQSYGSRCVKPPIIYGDVSRPKPMTVFWSSTAQSMTARPMKGMLTGPVTILNWSFVRNDQPRFETCYQIALAIKDEVEDLEKAGINVIQIDEAALREGLPLRKSEQAFYLDWAVHSFRITNCGVQDTTQIHTHMCYSNFNDIIHSIIDMDADVITIENSRSDEKLLSVFREGVKYGAGIGPGVYDIHSPRIPSTEEIADRINKMLAVLEKNILWVNPDCGLKTRKYSEVKPALNNMVAAAKLLRTQLASAK, from the exons ATGGCATCTCACATTGTTGGATACCCTCGTATGGGCCCCAAGAGAGAGCTCAAGTTTGCATTGGAGTCTTTCTGGGATAAGAAGAGCAGTGCTGAGGATTTGGAAAAGGTGGCAGCTGATCTCAGGACATCCATCTGGAAGCAGATGGctggtgctgggatcaaatacaTTCCTAGCAATACTTTCTCTTACTATGATCAGGTGCTTGACACCACGGCAATGCTCGGGGCTGTTCCACCTAGATATGGCTGGAGCGGTGGTGAGATTGGATTTGATGTCTACTTCTCTATGGCCAGAGGAAATGCTTCTGTGCCTGCTATGGAAATGACCAAGTGGTTTGACACAAACTA CCATTTCATTGTCCCTGAATTGGGACCTGATGTCCAGTTCTCTTATGCTTCTCATAAGGCAGTGACTGAATACAAGGAGGCTAAGGCT CTTGGAGTAGATAGTGTTCCAGTCCTTATTGGCCCTGTCTCTTACTTGTTGCTTTCTAAACCTGCTAAGGGTGTTGAGAAAACCTTTTCCCTTATCTCCCTTCTTGGAAAAATTCTTCCTGTCTACAA GGAGGTTATTTCAGAGCTTAAAGCAGCTGGTGCATCCTGGATTCAGTTTGATGAGCCTACACTTGTGATGGATCTTGATTCTCACAAATTGCAAGCATTTACTGATGCATACTCTGAATTGGAGTCAACTTTATCTGGCTTGAATGTTCTCATTGAGACCTACTTTGCTGATATACCTGCTAAGGCATTTAAGACCCTCACATCTTTGAAGGGTGTCAGTGCTTATGGTTTTGATTTGGTGCGTGGAACTAAAACTCTTGACTTGATCAAGAGTGAATTTCCTAAGGGCAAATACCTATTTGCTGGAGTGGTTGATGGAAGGAATATTTGGGCCAATGATCTTGCTTCTTCTCTCAGCACCCTGCATGAACTTGAGGGCATTGTGGGCAAAG ACAAACTCGTAGTCTCCACCTCTTGCTCACTTCTTCACACTGCTGTTGATCTCGTCAATGAGACTAAGTTGGACAAGGAAATTAAGTCATGGCTTGCATTTGCTGCCCAGAAAGTTGTTGAAGTAAATGCATTGGCCAAGGCCTTGGCTGGTGAAAAGGATGAG GCTTTCTTCTCTGCTAATGCTGCTGCTCAAGCCTCAAGGAAGTCCTCCCCTAGGGTGACCAATGAGGCTGTTCAAAAGGCA GCTGCTGCTTTGAGAGGTTCTGACCACCGCCGTGCTACCAATGTTACTGCCAGACTAGATGCTCAACAGAAGAAGCTTGATCTTCCAATCCTCCCAACCACCACAATTGGTTCCTTCCCACAGACCATTGAACTCAGGAGAGTCCGCCGTGAATACAAGGCCAACAA GATCTCTGAGGATGATTATATTAAAGCCATAAAGGAAGAAATCCAGAAAGTTGTCAAACTTCAAGAGGAGCTTGATATTGATGTTCTAGTCCATGGAGAGCCCGAG AGGAACGATATGGTTGAATACTTTGGAGAGCAGTTGTCTGGTTTTGCCTTCACAGTTAATGGGTGGGTGCAATCTTATGGATCTCGTTGTGTCAAGCCACCCATTATCTATGGTGATGTGAGCCGCCCCAAGCCAATGACCGTCTTCTGGTCATCTACAGCCCAGAGCATGACTGCCCGCCCAATGAAGGGAATGCTTACGGGCCCTGTTACCATCCTCAACTGGTCCTTTGTCAGAAATGACCAGCCCAG ATTTGAGACATGCTATCAGATTGCCTTGGCCATCAAGGATGAAGTTGAGGATCTCGAGAAGGCTGGCATCAATGTTATCCAAATTGATGAGGCTGCTTTGAGAGAGGGCTTACCTCTTAGGAAGTCTGAGCAAGCTTTCTACTTGGACTGGGCAGTGCACTCCTTCAGGATCACCAACTGTGGAGTCCAAGACACCACCCAG ATCCATACTCACATGTGCTACTCCAACTTCAATGACATTATCCACTCAATTATTGACATGGATGCTGATGTGATCACCATTGAGAACTCTCGCTCTGATGAGAAGCTCCTCTCAGTCTTCCGCGAGGGAGTGAAGTATGGGGCTGGCATTGGCCCTGGTGTCTATGATATCCACTCTCCTAGAATACCATCAACTGAGGAGATTGCTGATAGAATTAACAAGATGCTTGCAGTTCTGGAGAAGAACATCTTGTGGGTTAACCCCGACTGTGGACTCAAGACTCGCAAGTACTCTGAGGTCAAGCCTGCTCTCAATAACATGGTTGCAGCAGCCAAGCTCCTCCGCACCCAGCTTGCTAGTGCTAAGTGA